A single bacterium DNA region contains:
- the rplS gene encoding 50S ribosomal protein L19, with protein MLRLHRLEKNDMRETVPEFEVGDTVEVSVRITEGAKTRIQKFTGIVIAKNHGGVRETFTVRRVSGTGNIGVERIFPLHSPNVDGVVVVRQGKVRRSKLYFLRQKIGKAARIRDKRLS; from the coding sequence ATGCTCCGGCTGCACCGCTTGGAAAAAAACGACATGCGCGAGACCGTCCCCGAGTTCGAGGTGGGCGACACCGTCGAGGTGTCGGTCCGCATAACGGAGGGTGCCAAGACGCGCATCCAGAAATTCACCGGCATCGTCATCGCCAAGAACCACGGCGGTGTGCGCGAGACCTTCACCGTCCGCCGCGTTTCCGGGACCGGAAACATCGGCGTCGAGCGCATCTTTCCCCTCCACTCCCCCAACGTGGACGGCGTCGTCGTCGTGCGCCAGGGCAAGGTCCGCCGGTCGAAGCTCTACTTCCTGCGCCAGAAAATCGGCAAGGCGGCCCGAATCAGGGACAAGCGCCTGAGCTGA
- a CDS encoding glycoside hydrolase family 57 protein: MPPDKLNRRLNLCLVWHQHQPLYRDPAARSPRGSYRLPWVRLHGLRDYFGMAARLWERPGLRCSINLTPILVRQLNDYLSGATDRLWEFSEKSVDGLDPGETLRLLRDAFDADFSHQIGIHPRYAELFERYSLLSQSLADLDLWPEDGVPSRLAAEAMDVPRRDLVDLAFWCNLAWFPVELREGEWVTPRGETLTVAGLAAKGADFDSGDVAELGRAWRRTLAAVIPLHRALAERGQVELTATPFAHPILPILVNSDSALIDRAGSVHPPRFSYPADARGQIELGLDVLREAYGFAPSGWWPAEGAVGRNVVEIFKRAGARWLATDEGVLALVLGREPAPAELAVPWNAGVPVFFRDHPLSDAVGFHYSRLAPREAAGDFLWGLRHRYAGLEGGCATVILDGDNAWGAYPRDGRDFLLALYDELLRAEDIALTTPGAYLTELEGRGVRLPVIEDLPHASWIDEFGSAPGNDLGTWIGEPEENRAWELLSTLRRALDGAGVTAEERPDVFLHVYAAEGSDWFWWYGTDQATAPKAEREFDRLFRAHLAAAYRTAGLPVPEELDRPVILDYLVWTPDRGDAEVSAGTRLFVQLESPGGLEVRWPDGSRTRPDFMPIGGVMGLSTAWRAELGYPPVGEIELVLGDRRSVVRVT, encoded by the coding sequence ATGCCTCCCGACAAGCTGAACCGTAGGTTAAACCTCTGCCTCGTCTGGCACCAGCACCAGCCGCTCTACCGCGACCCGGCCGCCAGAAGCCCCCGCGGGAGCTACCGCCTGCCCTGGGTTCGGCTCCACGGGCTGCGCGATTACTTCGGTATGGCGGCGAGGCTCTGGGAACGCCCCGGACTGCGTTGTTCCATAAATCTCACCCCGATTCTGGTCCGGCAGTTGAACGATTACCTCTCGGGGGCCACGGACCGGCTGTGGGAGTTTTCCGAAAAATCCGTGGACGGCCTGGACCCCGGGGAGACGCTCCGGCTCCTCCGGGACGCCTTCGACGCCGACTTTTCGCATCAGATCGGCATCCACCCGCGTTACGCCGAACTCTTCGAGCGATACTCACTCCTGAGTCAATCCCTGGCCGACCTGGACCTCTGGCCGGAGGACGGCGTTCCGTCCCGACTCGCGGCGGAGGCGATGGATGTGCCCCGGCGGGACCTGGTGGACCTCGCCTTCTGGTGCAACCTGGCCTGGTTCCCCGTGGAGCTGCGCGAGGGGGAATGGGTGACTCCCCGGGGTGAGACCCTCACCGTGGCCGGTCTCGCGGCCAAGGGGGCGGACTTCGATTCCGGCGACGTGGCCGAGCTCGGGCGGGCCTGGCGGCGCACACTGGCGGCCGTCATCCCCCTCCACCGCGCCCTGGCGGAGCGCGGCCAGGTGGAGCTGACCGCGACCCCCTTCGCCCACCCCATCCTGCCGATTCTGGTGAACTCGGACTCGGCGCTCATTGACCGCGCCGGCAGCGTTCACCCACCGCGCTTCTCGTACCCCGCCGACGCCCGTGGGCAGATCGAGCTGGGCCTGGACGTGCTCCGCGAGGCGTACGGCTTCGCTCCCTCGGGCTGGTGGCCCGCGGAGGGGGCGGTCGGCCGGAACGTCGTCGAGATTTTCAAGCGCGCCGGGGCTCGCTGGCTGGCCACCGACGAGGGGGTCCTGGCGCTCGTTCTGGGGCGCGAGCCCGCGCCGGCCGAGCTGGCCGTACCCTGGAACGCCGGGGTGCCCGTCTTTTTCCGTGACCACCCGCTCTCCGACGCCGTGGGGTTCCACTACAGCCGCCTCGCCCCCCGGGAGGCGGCCGGGGATTTCCTCTGGGGCCTGCGGCACCGCTACGCCGGGCTGGAGGGCGGCTGCGCCACCGTGATTCTGGACGGCGACAACGCCTGGGGCGCCTACCCCCGCGACGGACGGGACTTCCTCCTCGCCCTCTACGACGAGCTACTCCGGGCGGAGGACATCGCACTGACGACCCCCGGCGCGTATCTGACCGAGCTGGAGGGGCGGGGCGTACGATTGCCCGTGATAGAGGACCTCCCCCACGCGAGCTGGATAGACGAGTTCGGCTCGGCGCCGGGGAACGACCTGGGCACCTGGATCGGCGAGCCCGAGGAGAACCGGGCCTGGGAGCTCCTCTCGACCCTGCGCCGCGCGCTGGACGGGGCCGGGGTGACCGCCGAAGAGCGGCCCGACGTCTTCCTCCACGTGTACGCCGCCGAGGGGTCGGACTGGTTCTGGTGGTACGGGACGGATCAGGCGACGGCGCCCAAGGCGGAACGCGAGTTCGACCGCCTGTTCCGCGCCCACCTGGCCGCCGCGTACCGGACCGCCGGGCTCCCGGTTCCCGAAGAGCTCGACCGCCCGGTAATCCTGGACTACCTCGTCTGGACCCCCGACCGGGGGGACGCGGAGGTTTCCGCGGGGACGCGGCTCTTCGTGCAACTGGAGAGCCCGGGCGGCCTCGAGGTGCGCTGGCCCGACGGTTCCCGGACCCGGCCGGATTTCATGCCCATCGGCGGGGTGATGGGGCTCAGCACTGCCTGGCGGGCGGAGTTGGGTTATCCCCCCGTGGGTGAAATAGAGCTCGTGCTGGGCGACCGTCGGTCCGTGGTGCGCGTCACTTGA
- a CDS encoding MBL fold metallo-hydrolase, protein MAELTVNAPHPGLLVFTGSPLKVNVAALVGEGEAVVVDSTATVAQAGQIRRNLVDGEGLRPVALVNTHWHSDHCGGNAGFLDDGTPLIAHRRHFETISLERNMVSRGPVRIAFERLARPRILVDRRLDLRLGGRTVQLLHAPGHSPDLVMVWDPAQRTLVAGDNLLAGERPEDPAIPYFYWGDPWRLIGALELARSLSPELVVPGHGVPLVGEHAKRALEYALGYLRWILSLPAELPRDVPLEVEDEPPRSWIEAAPLSDYHADAGAPDWVARMHELNLLRIFLGVRYSNP, encoded by the coding sequence GTGGCAGAGCTGACAGTTAACGCACCGCATCCGGGCCTGCTGGTCTTCACCGGGAGCCCGCTCAAGGTCAACGTCGCGGCGCTGGTCGGCGAAGGCGAGGCCGTGGTGGTGGACTCGACGGCCACCGTCGCCCAGGCCGGTCAGATCCGCCGTAATCTGGTTGACGGGGAGGGTCTCCGGCCGGTCGCCCTGGTCAACACCCATTGGCACTCGGACCACTGCGGGGGCAACGCCGGTTTCCTGGACGACGGGACGCCGTTAATCGCCCACCGGCGCCATTTCGAGACCATCTCCCTGGAGCGGAACATGGTCTCCCGGGGCCCGGTGCGCATCGCCTTCGAACGCCTGGCTCGGCCGCGGATTCTGGTGGACCGCCGGCTGGACCTGCGCCTGGGGGGGAGGACCGTCCAGCTCCTCCACGCCCCCGGGCACAGCCCCGACCTGGTGATGGTGTGGGACCCGGCGCAAAGGACCCTCGTCGCCGGGGACAACCTCCTGGCCGGCGAACGGCCCGAGGACCCGGCCATCCCCTACTTCTACTGGGGGGACCCCTGGCGGTTGATCGGCGCCCTGGAGCTCGCCCGGTCGCTCTCGCCGGAGCTCGTCGTGCCGGGACACGGCGTCCCCCTCGTCGGGGAGCACGCCAAGAGGGCCCTCGAGTACGCCCTGGGCTATCTCCGCTGGATTCTTTCGCTCCCGGCGGAGCTGCCGCGGGACGTGCCACTCGAAGTGGAAGACGAACCGCCGCGGTCCTGGATCGAGGCCGCGCCGCTCTCGGATTACCACGCCGACGCCGGAGCGCCGGACTGGGTGGCCCGCATGCACGAGCTGAACCTGCTCCGCATCTTTCTCGGCGTCCGGTACTCCAACCCGTAG
- a CDS encoding RNA-binding S4 domain-containing protein yields MRLDKFLKVSRIIKRRPVAKQAADAGRIKVNGRVADAAKQVAVGDELEIRLHSRTLVVRIESVSETARKGEAESLYTVLERKGGRDDLLSF; encoded by the coding sequence ATGCGCCTGGACAAGTTTCTAAAAGTCTCGCGGATCATCAAGCGCCGCCCCGTGGCCAAGCAGGCCGCCGACGCCGGTCGGATCAAGGTGAACGGCCGGGTCGCCGACGCGGCCAAGCAGGTCGCCGTGGGGGACGAGCTCGAGATAAGGCTCCACTCGCGTACCCTGGTGGTGCGGATCGAGAGCGTTTCCGAAACCGCGCGGAAGGGCGAGGCCGAATCCCTCTACACCGTCCTCGAGCGGAAGGGCGGCCGGGACGACCTACTCTCCTTTTAA
- a CDS encoding glycosyltransferase produces the protein MRIALFSSAANVHTPRWVDFFTGRGHEVHLISIERGEKLCANQHTLTRTDGVSQWKVFRSVGRARRLVREIDPDVVLGQYLPSHGFLAALVDRHPLAVAAWSPDIPYAVDRHPYDRWRVGLILKRADLTLVCGRHLLDHARRLGAEERRVAATYVGVNPDMFHPGDDGERDPRLVFTNREHKGILRVETLIQALPDVVRRIPDVRVVVANDGPRRGSLERLAEKLGVRDRCEFVGRLASRQTADYLRNAAVYVSCSEVDGMSISLLEALACGAYPVVTDIPADREIIAAGARADLFPVGDAVGNASALAERLIARLVGPERSDEDRRVNLEVFRRVGRLEDNLALVERRLQALVGGEAFVGEPWAPGPV, from the coding sequence ATGCGCATAGCCCTCTTTTCCAGCGCCGCCAACGTGCACACCCCCCGCTGGGTGGATTTCTTCACCGGGCGCGGCCACGAGGTGCACCTCATCAGTATCGAGCGCGGAGAAAAGCTCTGCGCCAACCAGCACACCCTCACCCGGACGGACGGCGTCAGCCAGTGGAAGGTCTTCCGTTCGGTGGGCCGGGCCCGCCGCCTGGTCCGGGAGATTGACCCCGACGTCGTTCTCGGCCAGTACCTTCCGAGCCACGGCTTCCTGGCCGCCCTGGTGGACCGCCACCCGCTGGCCGTGGCGGCCTGGAGCCCGGACATCCCCTACGCCGTGGACCGCCACCCCTACGACCGGTGGCGCGTGGGCCTGATACTGAAGCGGGCCGACCTGACGCTGGTCTGCGGCCGGCACCTCCTGGACCACGCCCGCCGGTTGGGGGCCGAGGAGCGCCGGGTGGCGGCGACCTACGTGGGGGTGAACCCGGACATGTTCCATCCGGGCGACGATGGGGAGCGCGACCCCCGCCTCGTCTTCACCAACCGCGAGCACAAGGGCATCCTCCGCGTGGAGACCCTGATTCAGGCCCTGCCCGACGTCGTCAGGCGCATCCCCGACGTGCGCGTCGTCGTCGCCAACGACGGGCCGCGGCGTGGCTCCCTGGAACGGTTGGCCGAAAAGCTCGGCGTTCGGGACCGGTGCGAGTTCGTCGGGAGGCTCGCCTCCAGGCAGACGGCGGATTACCTCCGCAACGCCGCAGTCTACGTCTCCTGCTCCGAGGTGGACGGGATGTCCATTTCCCTCCTGGAAGCCCTGGCCTGCGGCGCCTACCCCGTCGTCACCGACATCCCCGCCGACCGGGAGATAATCGCTGCCGGGGCGCGGGCGGACCTCTTCCCCGTGGGGGATGCCGTAGGCAATGCCTCCGCCCTCGCCGAACGCCTGATCGCACGGCTGGTCGGACCGGAGCGGTCGGACGAGGACAGGCGGGTCAACCTCGAGGTCTTCCGCCGCGTCGGGCGGCTGGAGGATAACCTGGCCCTGGTCGAACGGCGGTTGCAGGCCCTGGTCGGGGGCGAGGCATTCGTCGGCGAGCCGTGGGCGCCGGGACCGGTATGA
- a CDS encoding glycosyltransferase yields the protein MLAEHRVLLVSYFFPPLGGGGMLRALKLGKYLPAAGWEPEVLGADDPRYHLRDEGALGEVDCPVHRAPARRFPSAARLLGVGGGSSAGSRGSAGSSWRGRLRTGLARLGNLPDQQAGWSRAARSLGLKLARQGRYSTVWTTSPPVSGHLVGLALKRELGLKWVADLRDSWTLGPFFDPATSFHRILQRRLERVVVETADALVCATPRMGELYRRFYPDSARKIKVITNGYDEADFAGLDDLTPHPGTVVGHAGTFYGARRPDAFLAALETVADERPETGLRFLEIGTSGLEAEDTLSRFVERRPELITRLGNLPHRRTLEELARCRLLLLVVGNQPGAQTVLTGKLFEYLRLGKPILACCPPGDAADLVRSLGAGPTADPDDSEKIAGALRLLLDDPPQPPPRERVSAYERSRLAAETAALFESL from the coding sequence GTGCTCGCTGAACATCGGGTGCTGCTGGTCAGCTACTTCTTCCCGCCGCTGGGGGGCGGGGGGATGCTGCGCGCGTTGAAACTGGGAAAGTACCTCCCCGCCGCGGGGTGGGAGCCCGAGGTGCTTGGCGCGGACGACCCCCGGTATCACCTGCGGGACGAGGGTGCCCTGGGGGAGGTGGACTGTCCGGTCCACCGGGCGCCCGCCCGGCGTTTTCCCAGCGCGGCCCGGCTTCTGGGCGTCGGCGGCGGTTCCTCGGCCGGTTCAAGGGGTTCCGCCGGTTCTTCTTGGCGGGGGAGGTTGCGCACGGGCCTGGCCCGCCTGGGGAACCTGCCCGACCAGCAGGCGGGCTGGTCGCGAGCCGCCCGGTCCCTGGGGCTCAAGCTGGCCCGCCAGGGGCGCTATTCCACCGTCTGGACCACCTCTCCGCCGGTGAGCGGCCACCTGGTGGGCCTGGCGCTCAAGCGGGAGCTGGGGTTGAAGTGGGTGGCCGATCTGCGCGATTCCTGGACCCTCGGCCCCTTCTTCGACCCCGCGACGTCCTTCCATCGGATCCTGCAGCGGCGGCTGGAGCGGGTCGTCGTGGAGACGGCGGACGCCCTGGTCTGCGCCACGCCGCGGATGGGGGAGCTCTACCGCCGGTTCTATCCCGACTCCGCCCGCAAAATCAAAGTCATCACCAACGGCTACGATGAGGCGGATTTCGCCGGTCTGGACGACTTGACGCCCCATCCGGGGACGGTGGTCGGTCACGCGGGGACCTTCTACGGGGCGCGGCGGCCCGACGCCTTCCTCGCCGCCCTGGAGACCGTCGCCGACGAGCGGCCGGAGACCGGCCTGCGCTTCCTCGAAATCGGCACGTCGGGGCTGGAGGCCGAGGATACCCTAAGTCGCTTCGTTGAACGCAGGCCCGAGCTCATCACCCGCCTGGGGAACCTGCCCCACCGGCGGACGTTGGAAGAGCTGGCCCGCTGCCGCCTGCTCCTTCTTGTCGTGGGGAACCAGCCCGGAGCGCAGACCGTACTTACGGGGAAGCTCTTCGAGTACCTCCGCCTGGGTAAGCCCATTCTGGCCTGCTGTCCGCCCGGCGACGCCGCCGACCTGGTCCGCTCCCTGGGCGCGGGGCCGACGGCCGACCCCGACGATTCGGAAAAAATCGCCGGGGCGCTCCGCCTCCTCCTCGACGACCCGCCCCAGCCGCCGCCCCGGGAACGGGTGAGCGCGTACGAACGGTCGAGGCTGGCCGCGGAAACGGCCGCGCTCTTCGAGAGCCTTTGA
- the lptC gene encoding LPS export ABC transporter periplasmic protein LptC produces the protein MKTIPIFFTALLLLACGEERPVDFFPVEGDPDQEIEKFTLRQSEGGELTWELVAELAFVWDDTHQAVAKHPRVDFYKNGEHVAVLNAEEGTVNLLTNDMEARTGVVVVSDAGAVLETEVLGWDNRQQRLFTERAVSYEKGGISLTGSGFESDADLTDWKIRHPRGMVPPEELGGEVF, from the coding sequence ATGAAAACGATTCCAATTTTCTTCACCGCCCTTCTGCTCCTGGCCTGCGGGGAGGAGCGCCCGGTGGATTTCTTCCCGGTGGAGGGAGACCCCGACCAGGAGATAGAGAAGTTCACCCTCCGGCAGAGCGAGGGCGGCGAGCTTACCTGGGAGCTGGTGGCCGAGCTGGCCTTCGTTTGGGACGACACGCACCAGGCGGTGGCCAAGCACCCCCGGGTGGATTTCTACAAAAACGGCGAGCACGTGGCCGTCCTCAACGCCGAGGAGGGCACGGTCAACCTCCTGACCAACGACATGGAGGCCCGGACCGGAGTGGTGGTCGTTTCCGACGCCGGGGCCGTCCTCGAGACCGAGGTGCTCGGGTGGGACAACCGCCAGCAGCGCCTGTTCACCGAGCGGGCCGTGAGCTATGAGAAGGGGGGTATCTCCCTCACCGGCTCGGGCTTCGAGTCCGACGCCGACCTCACCGACTGGAAGATCCGTCATCCCAGGGGTATGGTCCCGCCCGAGGAGCTGGGGGGCGAGGTGTTTTAA